A genomic window from Bdellovibrio sp. SKB1291214 includes:
- a CDS encoding response regulator transcription factor, translating to MKKRVKNILMIEDDTRLREVLHQELEERDFAVQSFAELPDLERVHPPDGILLDLRVGNDNGLDFINLLNAKFPGVRIVMMSGFGSVASAVKSMQLGAENFLAKPVTPDMIVRAFAEEDAAAAATVPKDEAEISLARMEREYIDYVLNTSNGNITQAAKKLGLHRQSLQRKLRKNIPNK from the coding sequence ATGAAAAAGCGTGTGAAAAATATTTTGATGATCGAAGACGACACCCGCCTGCGCGAGGTTTTGCATCAAGAACTGGAAGAACGCGATTTCGCTGTACAAAGCTTTGCAGAGCTTCCGGATTTAGAAAGAGTCCATCCACCAGATGGAATCTTGTTGGATTTACGCGTCGGCAACGATAACGGCTTGGACTTTATCAATTTGTTAAACGCGAAATTCCCGGGTGTGCGCATTGTGATGATGAGCGGGTTTGGATCGGTCGCCTCTGCAGTAAAATCAATGCAATTGGGTGCGGAAAACTTTCTGGCGAAGCCCGTAACGCCTGATATGATCGTTAGAGCCTTTGCAGAGGAAGACGCTGCTGCCGCAGCGACGGTCCCCAAAGATGAGGCAGAGATTTCTTTGGCGCGAATGGAGAGAGAGTATATCGATTACGTATTGAATACTTCCAATGGGAACATCACTCAGGCCGCTAAAAAGCTGGGGCTTCATCGTCAGAGCTTGCAGCGCAAGCTTCGTAAGAACATTCCGAACAAATAG
- the lspA gene encoding signal peptidase II, which produces MKKKYIWLAAIAGFLIALDQVIKLYVHTHFHLGESVVVIPNFFNLTYVRNFGAAFGFLAESHPSFRELFFLSMPPIALIIILGILRGVKDDDTKQIIALSSIFGGAIGNYIDRIRFRYVIDFLDFHLYGKWSWPAFNVADMAIVGGVGLLLLLMFIENSKKKEQEKGA; this is translated from the coding sequence ATGAAGAAAAAATACATCTGGCTTGCTGCGATTGCTGGGTTCTTGATTGCTTTAGATCAAGTTATCAAGCTTTACGTTCACACACACTTTCACTTGGGTGAATCCGTGGTCGTGATCCCTAACTTCTTTAATCTAACTTACGTAAGAAACTTTGGTGCGGCCTTTGGATTTCTGGCTGAAAGCCATCCTTCGTTCCGCGAATTGTTCTTCCTGAGCATGCCGCCGATCGCTTTGATCATTATCTTGGGCATCCTTCGCGGAGTTAAAGACGACGATACGAAACAGATCATTGCTCTTTCTAGTATCTTTGGTGGCGCGATTGGAAACTATATCGATCGTATCCGTTTCCGTTATGTGATCGACTTTTTGGATTTCCACCTTTATGGCAAGTGGAGCTGGCCCGCATTCAACGTTGCCGACATGGCCATCGTTGGCGGAGTGGGGCTTCTGCTTCTGTTGATGTTCATTGAGAACAGCAAAAAGAAAGAACAAGAAAAAGGCGCTTAA
- a CDS encoding sensor histidine kinase: MMVGTVPLLQAGYLLREQLFYFMAVIALLAVFNGMTQGIWSKTSSAKEQSLLFVQLLVDLLAVTGLLFVSGSAANPFIFILTLHAFLGGMLLRTKRSYVFAAVILGLLAILQTETNKDLAVTINVNRSEMYFQFLFQWVVVIGAWFVAHLFSGLLEKQEERIRSLQNRQHRADRLKSLGALAAGFSHEMATPLNSLKLRLDRGVRKLGDPVAAHSEIQQAQMSLDECISIFQKMAGVFTSSATDGELQKLNIHSVLKDIVHSWEIDNKVTLHKEWTASQVYCRLQPLSFAQAVLDLLDNAKEASPTASEISLRVFENDQEVVIEIVDAGSGVSPEIIERLGEPFNTNKQNGNGLGVYSAMMTAQSMGGEFSLSNNTSGKGATARLSIPYEESV; this comes from the coding sequence CTTTTTTACTTTATGGCTGTGATTGCTTTGTTGGCCGTATTCAATGGTATGACCCAAGGTATTTGGAGCAAAACAAGCTCCGCTAAGGAGCAGTCCTTACTGTTTGTTCAGCTGTTGGTCGATTTGTTGGCAGTGACTGGTTTGTTGTTCGTAAGTGGATCTGCAGCAAATCCATTTATTTTTATTCTGACTTTGCACGCATTTCTGGGTGGCATGCTTTTAAGAACCAAGCGCAGTTATGTGTTTGCTGCCGTCATTCTGGGACTGCTAGCCATTTTGCAAACGGAAACAAATAAAGACTTGGCCGTGACCATCAACGTGAATCGCAGTGAAATGTATTTCCAATTCCTATTTCAGTGGGTGGTGGTAATTGGTGCATGGTTCGTTGCACATTTGTTTTCGGGTTTACTGGAAAAACAAGAAGAGCGAATTCGCAGTTTGCAAAATCGCCAGCATCGCGCTGATCGCTTGAAATCTTTGGGAGCATTAGCCGCTGGATTTTCCCACGAGATGGCGACTCCGTTAAACTCTTTAAAGCTGCGTCTGGATCGCGGCGTTCGTAAACTGGGTGACCCCGTTGCAGCCCACAGCGAGATTCAGCAAGCTCAGATGTCGTTGGATGAATGCATTTCAATCTTTCAAAAGATGGCAGGTGTTTTCACTTCCTCTGCCACGGATGGGGAATTGCAAAAACTCAACATTCATTCCGTGTTAAAAGATATTGTCCATTCTTGGGAGATCGATAACAAGGTGACTCTACATAAAGAGTGGACGGCTTCCCAAGTTTACTGTCGCTTGCAACCTTTGTCGTTTGCACAGGCCGTGTTGGATCTTTTGGATAATGCAAAAGAAGCTTCGCCCACAGCTTCAGAAATCTCTTTACGAGTTTTTGAAAACGACCAAGAGGTTGTCATCGAGATTGTCGATGCTGGTTCCGGAGTTTCCCCTGAAATCATTGAACGTCTGGGGGAGCCTTTTAATACAAATAAACAAAACGGCAATGGTTTGGGAGTCTATTCCGCGATGATGACCGCTCAATCCATGGGTGGCGAATTCAGCCTTAGTAACAATACCTCGGGCAAAGGGGCCACGGCTCGCTTGTCCATTCCCTATGAGGAGTCGGTATGA
- a CDS encoding CHASE2 and HATPase_c domain-containing protein produces the protein MKLPSPFEETTNSSKPVQYRVYAIRAILAMIMAFLIAQINLDYLESWLYDFRIRSRLFDRTSNKIELVYIKPSTVQAFKGQPNAKDQTAILMNLLAAHPRAVVYDFAIDEAQGSEEDKQEWANLIVQSTNVYVATPETPLKGEERSLYLPLPFDHIRRVPAPKTSDTINFAKDRVTRRMLLSYQDTVMLPVQLAGLYNPDVLDITNVRGYFDFYDTRQSFIDFRKPGSFPSSTFDDLANGKTDWAKFEDKIVIIGTDLNISESDYILTPYSRIPSAMTRIEMQANIIDTLIRNSSPLRMPHYVNWILLTLISILAIQIVLSMSPAMGLMILVGTLLSFSIISFTLFWLFGWWITMAAPLLAGFLVYYFFIPYRLIIENRRSWEYYQKNKILSQVEELKTNFISMMSHDLKTPIARIQGMTDVILSDQVTLSSQQREAVDTIKHSSDDLLKFISSILNYGKIQSEGVELHMQSKDINSILQEVIRKHEFLAKVKRIQIVSELEPLFPIPMDPDLMRQVLSNLVENAIKYSPDDTKILVTSEEKDNFVVIQVADQGPGIPEDELNNIFTKFFRSKNVKSTQIKGSGLGLYLAKYFTELHKGRIFVESKDGKGSTFTVELPMEQGGTNA, from the coding sequence ATGAAACTGCCAAGTCCATTCGAGGAAACCACAAACTCCTCGAAACCAGTGCAATACCGCGTTTACGCGATCAGAGCTATTTTAGCTATGATCATGGCGTTTCTTATTGCGCAGATCAATTTGGACTATCTTGAGTCTTGGCTTTACGACTTCCGCATTCGCTCCCGCTTATTCGACCGCACGTCAAACAAAATTGAATTGGTCTATATCAAACCGTCCACTGTTCAGGCATTCAAAGGACAACCGAACGCCAAAGACCAAACTGCCATTCTGATGAATCTGCTGGCGGCTCATCCGCGCGCGGTTGTTTATGACTTTGCGATCGATGAGGCTCAGGGCAGCGAGGAAGACAAACAGGAGTGGGCAAACCTTATCGTGCAAAGTACAAATGTGTACGTGGCAACTCCAGAAACACCACTTAAAGGCGAGGAAAGAAGCCTGTATTTGCCGCTTCCGTTCGATCATATCCGCAGAGTTCCCGCTCCGAAAACCTCGGACACCATCAACTTTGCCAAAGACCGTGTTACACGGCGTATGCTTTTGTCTTACCAAGATACCGTCATGCTGCCGGTGCAGCTAGCAGGGCTTTACAACCCTGACGTCTTAGACATCACAAATGTCCGTGGTTATTTTGATTTTTACGATACAAGACAATCCTTTATCGACTTCCGTAAACCTGGTTCGTTTCCATCATCCACATTCGATGATCTTGCCAATGGCAAAACGGACTGGGCAAAGTTTGAAGATAAAATCGTTATCATCGGTACAGACCTGAACATTAGCGAGTCCGATTACATCCTGACACCTTACAGCCGCATTCCTTCTGCAATGACCCGCATCGAAATGCAGGCAAATATCATCGATACTTTGATTCGCAACTCCAGTCCGTTGCGCATGCCTCACTATGTGAACTGGATTTTGCTGACGTTGATTTCCATTTTGGCAATTCAAATTGTTTTAAGTATGAGCCCCGCAATGGGTTTGATGATTTTAGTGGGAACTCTTTTAAGCTTCTCTATCATCTCGTTCACCTTGTTTTGGTTATTCGGATGGTGGATTACCATGGCCGCTCCCTTACTAGCAGGGTTCTTGGTTTATTACTTCTTTATCCCGTACCGACTGATTATCGAAAATCGTCGCAGCTGGGAGTACTATCAAAAAAATAAGATTTTAAGCCAAGTTGAGGAGCTTAAAACGAACTTCATTTCGATGATGTCCCATGATTTAAAAACACCGATCGCCCGCATCCAAGGGATGACCGATGTGATTTTATCAGATCAGGTTACTTTGAGTTCTCAGCAGCGCGAAGCAGTTGATACGATTAAACACTCCTCAGATGATTTGCTAAAGTTCATCAGTTCGATCTTGAACTACGGTAAAATTCAAAGCGAGGGTGTGGAACTGCACATGCAGTCCAAAGACATCAATAGCATTCTTCAAGAAGTCATTCGTAAACACGAGTTTTTGGCAAAAGTTAAACGCATTCAAATCGTTTCTGAGCTGGAGCCGCTGTTCCCTATTCCTATGGACCCAGATCTTATGAGGCAGGTCCTATCTAATTTGGTGGAAAACGCGATCAAGTACAGCCCAGATGACACGAAAATCCTGGTGACGAGTGAGGAAAAAGATAACTTTGTGGTCATTCAGGTCGCCGATCAGGGACCGGGAATTCCCGAAGATGAACTTAACAACATTTTCACAAAGTTTTTTAGAAGCAAAAACGTCAAGAGCACACAGATCAAAGGTTCGGGGTTGGGCCTTTACTTGGCTAAATATTTTACAGAACTGCACAAGGGACGCATCTTTGTGGAGTCAAAAGATGGAAAAGGTTCCACATTTACGGTAGAACTGCCGATGGAACAAGGGGGCACGAATGCTTAA
- a CDS encoding radical SAM/SPASM domain-containing protein, whose translation MEIRRQNDIIAFRAPGESPVAFHARNLEVADISEELWGEMNSPSDDSLQSVLIDWNDEINPDVTTTQVAREIRSLTINVTQICNLKCTYCAAGGDGTYGSPQTKINIEKTLPQLKFFLDRLPDTGIFRISFIGGEPLLYPEGIRAIANYVKLMTAGRNLTTRFSIVTNGTLLTDENIALLEEIKCNVSVSIDGAAERNDVARPMKNGQGSTAVVIEGLHKLFARKEKLGSITLHGVFTASNRNVVEAYKFYCQFPADAYEFTYSVSDMNQEASDLFTREMTLIAAMAYNAGGEAALRKISFFNRVFQALDEQRRTENFCGAGKSLLVVDARNNLFTCPWDVGNSAEKVGQGTEVSPQSLDKYSQNLIEQNNCQTCWARFLCGGGCMFVHKEATGSKNQKNGQFCQRQRSLAATAILYFKKSRQTDNQEDSEYGKH comes from the coding sequence ATGGAAATTCGGAGACAAAATGACATCATTGCTTTTCGTGCGCCGGGGGAATCCCCCGTAGCTTTCCACGCGCGAAATCTTGAGGTCGCAGATATCTCCGAAGAGCTGTGGGGTGAGATGAACTCCCCGTCCGATGACTCCCTTCAGTCCGTCTTGATTGACTGGAATGACGAGATTAATCCCGATGTTACGACGACTCAAGTTGCTCGCGAAATCCGTTCGCTCACTATCAACGTTACTCAAATCTGCAACTTGAAATGTACTTATTGCGCCGCTGGTGGTGACGGTACATATGGTTCGCCACAAACAAAAATCAACATTGAAAAAACATTGCCGCAGTTAAAATTCTTTTTGGATCGTTTGCCCGATACCGGAATTTTCCGCATTAGCTTTATCGGTGGGGAGCCCCTGCTTTACCCAGAAGGCATTCGTGCGATTGCAAACTACGTAAAACTGATGACGGCAGGTCGCAATCTGACGACCCGATTCTCCATCGTGACGAATGGAACTTTGCTTACAGATGAAAACATCGCATTGCTGGAAGAAATCAAATGCAATGTCTCTGTCAGTATCGATGGGGCCGCTGAACGAAACGATGTCGCTCGTCCAATGAAAAACGGCCAAGGAAGCACTGCTGTTGTGATCGAAGGCTTGCACAAACTTTTTGCTCGCAAAGAAAAACTGGGATCGATCACTTTGCACGGTGTATTCACTGCCAGCAACAGGAACGTCGTTGAGGCTTACAAATTTTACTGCCAATTCCCGGCGGATGCCTACGAATTCACCTACAGCGTTTCGGATATGAATCAGGAAGCCAGCGATCTTTTCACACGCGAGATGACCCTGATCGCAGCGATGGCTTACAATGCTGGTGGAGAGGCCGCTTTACGCAAAATCAGCTTTTTTAATCGCGTCTTTCAAGCGTTGGATGAACAACGTCGTACAGAAAACTTCTGTGGTGCTGGAAAATCACTGTTAGTGGTGGATGCCCGCAATAACCTATTCACGTGCCCATGGGACGTGGGCAACAGCGCTGAAAAGGTCGGCCAAGGCACTGAGGTTTCACCACAGTCTCTGGATAAATACTCCCAAAACTTGATTGAACAAAACAACTGTCAGACCTGCTGGGCTCGTTTCCTGTGCGGCGGTGGCTGTATGTTCGTTCACAAAGAGGCTACAGGCTCTAAGAACCAAAAAAACGGTCAATTCTGCCAAAGACAGCGCAGCTTGGCCGCTACTGCAATTTTATACTTTAAAAAAAGTCGACAGACTGATAATCAAGAGGACAGTGAATATGGAAAACACTAA
- a CDS encoding sigma-54-dependent transcriptional regulator — translation MLKVLVVDDDQGLRLSVKTALAATQRFEIDEAFDGINAMEKIKAGTTKYDLVLLDVDMPRLNGLETLRQIKEIDPGIIVMVMTAHATLNDAVQAVKDGAYNYLSKPVASDELLALIDKAVNAHNLISNIAFSAPVMVEEGRKIIGHTSQMQKVFNIIHRLAKVDTPVLIRGASGTGKELVAKAIHFNSARKDEKFVAINCSAIPENLFESELFGHEKGSFTGADQRKIGKFQFAEGGTLFLDEVGDMPQLMQVKILRVLQEKLFTPVGSNREFPTNVRIIAATNRPLEDMIKAGSFREDLFYRLNVVPIFLPALQERKDDLEHMINIFIKKFNQAQGKRINGITPDAMAVLKKHSWPGNIRELENVIEHAFVLETSNLITLASLPEALLIATGTNLIDLSPFEQAQSVASAGIVKAAAAHPNLGDDDETSGSDIDSQDLEGEEIVPYSGENLDFNAQKEAFEKEFIIKALKTFRGRINQTALHANIPKKTLLRKIEKYGIVAKDYAN, via the coding sequence ATGCTTAAGGTGTTGGTAGTAGACGACGATCAAGGTTTGAGACTGTCCGTTAAGACGGCCCTTGCTGCCACCCAACGATTTGAAATCGATGAAGCATTCGATGGCATCAACGCCATGGAAAAAATCAAAGCCGGTACGACTAAGTACGATCTTGTTCTGCTTGATGTCGATATGCCTCGCTTGAATGGCCTTGAGACTCTTCGTCAAATCAAAGAAATCGATCCAGGCATCATCGTGATGGTGATGACGGCTCACGCGACTTTAAACGATGCAGTTCAAGCTGTTAAAGATGGTGCTTACAACTATCTTTCTAAACCAGTTGCCAGCGATGAGTTGCTTGCCTTGATCGACAAAGCTGTGAACGCTCACAACTTGATTTCTAATATCGCATTCTCTGCACCAGTGATGGTTGAGGAAGGTCGCAAGATCATCGGTCACACCAGCCAAATGCAGAAAGTATTTAACATCATCCACCGTCTGGCTAAAGTTGATACGCCGGTATTAATCCGTGGTGCATCTGGTACCGGCAAAGAGCTGGTGGCTAAAGCCATCCACTTTAACTCTGCTCGCAAAGACGAAAAGTTCGTTGCGATTAACTGTTCTGCGATTCCAGAAAACTTGTTCGAGTCCGAACTTTTCGGTCACGAAAAAGGTTCTTTCACGGGTGCAGATCAACGTAAAATCGGGAAATTCCAATTCGCTGAGGGCGGCACTTTGTTCTTGGACGAAGTCGGTGACATGCCTCAGTTGATGCAAGTTAAAATCTTGCGCGTCCTTCAAGAAAAACTATTCACGCCCGTGGGTTCCAACCGCGAGTTCCCAACGAATGTGCGCATCATTGCTGCAACTAATAGACCTCTTGAGGACATGATCAAAGCCGGATCATTCCGTGAAGATTTGTTCTATCGCTTGAACGTAGTGCCAATATTCTTACCTGCGCTTCAAGAGCGCAAAGATGACCTTGAGCACATGATCAACATCTTTATTAAGAAGTTCAATCAGGCCCAAGGCAAACGCATCAATGGAATCACTCCCGACGCGATGGCGGTTTTGAAAAAGCATTCTTGGCCAGGGAACATCCGTGAACTTGAAAACGTGATCGAACACGCTTTCGTTTTGGAAACGAGCAACCTGATCACATTGGCTTCATTGCCCGAAGCTTTGTTGATTGCGACAGGCACAAATTTGATCGACCTTTCACCGTTTGAACAAGCGCAAAGCGTGGCTTCCGCAGGTATTGTCAAAGCCGCGGCAGCTCACCCGAACCTGGGCGATGACGATGAAACGTCTGGCAGTGATATCGACTCTCAAGACCTTGAAGGTGAAGAGATCGTTCCATACTCTGGTGAAAATTTGGACTTTAACGCCCAGAAAGAAGCGTTCGAGAAAGAGTTCATCATTAAGGCTCTTAAAACTTTCCGTGGTCGCATCAATCAGACAGCACTGCATGCGAACATTCCTAAAAAGACGTTGCTTCGTAAAATCGAAAAATACGGCATCGTTGCGAAAGATTACGCCAACTAA
- a CDS encoding MBL fold metallo-hydrolase — MSFSIKFWGVRGSLPSSPPPTVWAQHIEGVLQNFFSSGHHGAHQVSSYIRGQEVPVVGGYGSATTCVELNYGNDQIIIDGGSGIRSISERILKGTAPRKKGPYHIFMTHFHWDHVIGLPFFVPHFIPGEEIHYYAVQPELESLIRGLFKKPYFPVPFEALQAKIHFHVLEPRKPIHVGEFKVTPYQLDHPDPCWGFKVEAGGKSYAHCVDTEGTRVTQEDLGADLPLYQDIDVMYFDAQYTLPELAEKANWGHSAAQVGLEIAFREGIKRVLFAHHDPGARTDHVLELRRQTREYYESVARALASNNEQIPTVEWDFAHEGLEIVLR; from the coding sequence ATGTCATTCTCCATAAAATTCTGGGGCGTTCGCGGCTCATTGCCGTCGTCTCCACCACCTACAGTTTGGGCGCAACACATCGAAGGGGTTCTTCAGAACTTTTTTTCGAGTGGTCATCATGGTGCCCACCAAGTGTCTTCGTACATTCGGGGGCAGGAAGTTCCTGTTGTGGGTGGTTACGGTTCAGCCACAACTTGTGTTGAACTTAATTATGGAAATGATCAAATTATCATCGATGGTGGAAGTGGAATTCGGTCGATCAGTGAAAGAATTCTTAAAGGCACCGCGCCTCGCAAAAAAGGTCCTTACCACATTTTCATGACTCATTTTCATTGGGATCATGTCATCGGTTTGCCATTCTTTGTTCCGCATTTTATTCCGGGTGAAGAAATTCATTACTATGCTGTGCAACCAGAACTGGAATCTTTGATTCGCGGTTTATTTAAAAAACCGTACTTCCCAGTTCCGTTCGAGGCTTTGCAGGCGAAAATTCACTTCCATGTCTTGGAGCCTCGTAAGCCTATTCACGTGGGTGAATTTAAAGTGACACCTTATCAGCTCGATCATCCAGATCCATGTTGGGGATTTAAAGTTGAAGCCGGCGGGAAATCATACGCCCACTGTGTGGATACTGAAGGCACGCGTGTAACCCAAGAAGATCTGGGCGCTGATCTGCCGTTATATCAAGATATCGATGTGATGTATTTCGACGCTCAATACACATTGCCTGAGCTTGCCGAGAAAGCAAACTGGGGTCATAGTGCTGCACAAGTTGGTTTGGAGATCGCCTTCCGGGAAGGCATTAAGCGTGTTTTATTTGCGCATCATGATCCCGGCGCACGCACTGATCATGTCTTAGAACTACGTCGTCAAACACGAGAGTACTATGAATCAGTGGCTCGCGCCTTGGCATCTAATAATGAACAAATCCCAACAGTCGAGTGGGATTTCGCCCACGAAGGTTTAGAAATCGTACTTAGGTAA